The Lysobacter panacisoli genome includes a window with the following:
- a CDS encoding GIY-YIG nuclease family protein — translation MEKQPAVYMLSSRPNGTIYVGVTSNLIGRTWQHREHLVDGFTRRHDVARLVWYELWDDMAAAIQREKQQKKWNRAWKIRLIAEQNPEWSDLWPGLASI, via the coding sequence ATGGAGAAGCAACCGGCGGTCTACATGCTGTCGAGCAGACCGAATGGCACGATCTACGTCGGTGTAACGAGCAATCTGATCGGCAGGACGTGGCAGCACCGGGAGCACCTCGTCGACGGCTTCACCCGACGCCATGACGTCGCCCGGCTGGTCTGGTATGAACTGTGGGACGACATGGCGGCAGCGATCCAGCGTGAGAAGCAACAGAAGAAGTGGAATCGGGCATGGAAGATTCGTCTGATCGCCGAGCAGAACCCGGAGTGGAGCGATCTCTGGCCCGGGCTTGCCTCGATCTGA
- the cfa gene encoding cyclopropane fatty acyl phospholipid synthase: protein MSALRSRVEQLLSLADIRVGGDRPWDVQVGDERFYARVLGQGSLGLGESYMDGWWRAPSLDEFLYHVLAADLDQKVRGVGVAIDALWARLRNLQSRGRSFQIGERHYDLGNDLYRAMLGQRLVYSCAYWRDRFGRALDDLDAAQEAKLDLVCRKLGLQPGMRVLDIGCGWGEALKFAAERYGVSGVGVTVSREQAAYARELCAHLPIEIRLQDYRELDEPFDRSFSLGMFEHVGVKNYRTYFEVARRCLDDDGMFLLHTIGTNRSVHHTDPWIAKYIFPNSMLPSAAQITDASEGLFVMEDWHNFGTDYDRTLQAWRSNVERAWPDLDERYDERFRRMWRFYLAGSMAAFRSRHAQLWQVVLSRNGVPGGYVAPR, encoded by the coding sequence ATGTCCGCATTGCGCAGTCGGGTCGAGCAGTTGTTGTCGTTGGCCGATATCCGCGTCGGCGGGGATCGGCCCTGGGACGTGCAGGTCGGCGACGAGCGCTTCTACGCGCGCGTGCTGGGGCAGGGGTCGCTCGGACTGGGCGAGTCCTACATGGACGGCTGGTGGCGCGCGCCGTCGCTCGACGAGTTCCTCTACCACGTGCTCGCCGCCGACCTCGACCAGAAAGTGCGCGGCGTAGGCGTGGCGATCGACGCGCTTTGGGCGCGCCTGCGCAACCTGCAGAGCCGCGGACGCAGCTTCCAGATAGGTGAGCGCCATTACGACCTCGGCAACGATCTCTACCGCGCCATGCTCGGGCAACGCCTCGTGTACAGCTGCGCCTACTGGCGCGATCGTTTCGGCCGCGCGCTGGACGACCTGGACGCGGCGCAGGAAGCCAAGCTCGACCTGGTCTGCCGCAAGCTCGGCCTGCAGCCCGGCATGCGCGTGCTCGACATCGGCTGCGGTTGGGGCGAAGCGCTGAAGTTCGCCGCGGAACGCTACGGCGTGAGCGGCGTCGGCGTGACCGTCTCGCGCGAGCAGGCCGCCTACGCACGCGAGCTGTGCGCGCACTTGCCGATCGAGATCCGCCTGCAGGATTACCGCGAACTCGACGAACCGTTCGACCGCTCGTTCTCGCTGGGCATGTTCGAGCACGTCGGCGTGAAGAACTACCGTACCTACTTCGAAGTCGCGCGCCGCTGCCTGGACGACGACGGCATGTTCCTGCTGCACACCATCGGCACCAACCGTTCGGTGCACCACACCGATCCGTGGATCGCCAAGTACATCTTCCCCAACTCGATGCTGCCCTCGGCCGCGCAGATCACCGACGCGAGCGAGGGCCTGTTCGTGATGGAGGACTGGCATAACTTCGGCACCGATTACGACCGCACGCTGCAGGCGTGGCGCTCCAACGTCGAACGCGCGTGGCCGGACCTCGATGAGCGCTACGACGAACGCTTCCGCCGCATGTGGCGTTTCTACCTCGCTGGTTCGATGGCGGCGTTCCGCAGCCGCCATGCGCAGCTGTGGCAGGTCGTGCTGTCGCGCAATGGCGTGCCGGGCGGGTACGTGGCGCCGAGGTGA
- a CDS encoding DUF2461 domain-containing protein: protein MPTYFSDASFKFLRGIARHNEREWFQAHKADYDANVREPFQRLLTDLQPVLAGVSAHYRAEPKTVGGSLFRIQRDTRFANDKTPYKTWQGARLFHERGRQVEAPSFYVQIQPGNCFFGTGLWHPEPDTLRRVRHFILDNPGSWKAAAHDAKFRRRFDLDDSEVLTRMPRGFPDDFEFADDLKRKNFVAYRAIEDATMTGPRLLKTLETDLQGLARFTDYLCAALDLEF, encoded by the coding sequence ATGCCCACCTATTTCAGCGACGCAAGCTTCAAGTTCCTGCGCGGCATCGCGCGCCACAACGAACGCGAGTGGTTCCAGGCGCACAAGGCCGACTACGACGCGAACGTGCGCGAACCGTTCCAGCGCCTGCTCACCGATCTGCAGCCAGTGCTGGCCGGCGTGAGCGCGCATTACCGCGCCGAGCCCAAGACCGTCGGCGGATCGCTGTTCCGCATCCAGCGCGACACGCGCTTCGCCAACGACAAGACGCCGTACAAGACCTGGCAGGGTGCGCGGTTGTTCCATGAGCGCGGACGTCAGGTCGAGGCACCGTCGTTCTACGTGCAGATCCAGCCCGGCAACTGCTTCTTCGGTACGGGCCTGTGGCATCCGGAGCCTGACACGCTGCGTCGCGTGCGCCACTTCATCCTAGACAACCCCGGCAGCTGGAAAGCCGCCGCGCACGACGCCAAGTTCCGTCGCCGCTTCGACCTGGACGACAGCGAAGTGCTCACGCGCATGCCGCGCGGCTTCCCGGACGATTTCGAGTTCGCCGACGACCTCAAGCGCAAGAACTTCGTCGCCTACCGCGCGATCGAGGACGCCACGATGACCGGCCCGCGCCTTCTCAAGACACTGGAAACCGACCTGCAGGGACTGGCGCGTTTCACCGACTACCTGTGCGCGGCGCTGGACCTGGAGTTCTGA
- the can gene encoding carbonate dehydratase: protein MTTGPLTDLLKNNREWSERINREDPEFFQRLSKQQAPEYLWIGCSDSRVPANQVIDMAPGEVFVHRNIANVVVHTDLNCLSVIQFAVDVLKVKHILVVGHYGCGGVHAALHGTRVGLADNWLRHVSDVAEKHDGCLAHAQNGERHDRLCELNVIEQVQNVCLTTIVRDAWTRGQELTVHGWVYSLRNGLVHDMGIDVSAHDQLDGLYRAALARVNGYGGDSPR from the coding sequence ATGACCACCGGACCCCTGACCGATCTGCTGAAGAACAACCGCGAGTGGTCCGAACGGATCAACCGCGAGGATCCGGAGTTCTTCCAGCGCCTGTCGAAGCAGCAGGCACCCGAGTATCTGTGGATCGGCTGTTCGGATTCGCGCGTGCCCGCCAACCAGGTCATCGACATGGCGCCGGGCGAAGTCTTCGTCCACCGCAACATCGCCAATGTCGTGGTGCACACCGACCTCAACTGCCTGTCGGTGATTCAGTTCGCGGTGGACGTGCTCAAGGTCAAGCACATCCTCGTCGTCGGCCATTACGGCTGCGGCGGCGTGCACGCAGCGCTGCATGGCACACGCGTGGGATTGGCCGACAACTGGTTGCGCCATGTGTCCGACGTCGCCGAGAAGCACGACGGCTGCCTCGCGCACGCGCAGAACGGCGAACGCCACGACCGGCTGTGCGAACTCAACGTCATCGAACAGGTGCAGAACGTGTGCCTGACCACCATCGTCCGCGACGCCTGGACGCGTGGCCAGGAGCTGACCGTGCACGGCTGGGTCTACAGCCTGCGCAACGGCCTGGTGCACGACATGGGCATCGACGTCAGCGCGCACGACCAGCTCGACGGGCTGTACCGTGCCGCGCTCGCACGGGTCAACGGCTACGGCGGGGATTCGCCGCGATGA
- the sbcB gene encoding exodeoxyribonuclease I: MPASFLFYDLETFGADPRTSRIAQFAAIRTDADLEQIDEPISVFVRPADDLLPSPGATMVTGITPQHALAEGMPEAAAFSLIFEEMSRPETCSLGYNSLRFDDEFVRYGLFRNFHDAYEREWRGGNSRWDLLDVLRLAHALRPDGLVWPKREDGATSFKLEHLALANDVRIGDAHEALSDVRALIGLARRLKTAQPRFWDYAMRLRDKRYAASLLDVVAMTPVLHVSQRFPASRMSSAAVVPVARHPRIDSRVIVFDLDQDPDALLRLDADEIAERLYVRAADLPEGESRVALKEVHTNRCPALVSWDHLRAPDFERLRIDPVLAESRAARIREAGPSLVEKVRQVFSAQRVRTPTDVDASLYDGFIGDGDKRLFPQVRTTPPEALGLADFPFRDVRLPEMLFRYRARNWPQTLSNDEWTRWNDYRRWRLCSESGVSEYSFARYAEEIAALRVVHADDTGKQVLLDRLDAWGREIAASLA, encoded by the coding sequence ATGCCAGCGAGTTTCCTCTTCTACGACCTGGAAACCTTCGGCGCGGACCCGCGCACCTCGCGCATCGCGCAGTTCGCGGCGATCCGTACCGATGCGGACCTGGAGCAGATCGACGAGCCCATCAGCGTGTTCGTGCGCCCGGCCGACGATCTGCTGCCCTCACCGGGCGCGACGATGGTCACCGGCATCACGCCGCAGCACGCGCTGGCCGAAGGCATGCCGGAAGCAGCGGCGTTCTCGCTGATCTTCGAGGAGATGTCGCGCCCGGAGACCTGCTCGCTCGGCTACAACTCGCTGCGCTTCGACGACGAATTCGTGCGCTACGGCCTGTTCCGCAACTTCCACGACGCCTACGAACGCGAATGGCGCGGCGGCAACTCGCGCTGGGACCTGCTCGACGTGCTGCGGCTCGCGCATGCGCTGCGTCCCGACGGACTGGTCTGGCCCAAGCGCGAGGACGGTGCGACCTCGTTCAAGCTCGAACATCTGGCCCTCGCCAACGACGTGCGTATCGGCGACGCGCACGAGGCGCTGTCCGACGTGCGCGCATTGATCGGACTGGCGCGGCGACTCAAGACCGCGCAGCCGCGGTTCTGGGATTACGCGATGCGCCTGCGCGACAAGCGCTATGCCGCCAGTCTGCTCGACGTGGTCGCGATGACGCCGGTGCTTCATGTCTCGCAACGCTTTCCTGCGAGCAGGATGTCGTCCGCCGCGGTCGTGCCGGTCGCGCGGCATCCGCGCATCGACAGCCGTGTGATCGTGTTCGATCTCGACCAGGATCCGGATGCCCTGCTCCGCCTCGATGCCGACGAGATCGCCGAGCGCCTGTACGTGCGTGCCGCGGACCTGCCGGAAGGCGAATCGCGCGTGGCGCTGAAGGAAGTCCATACCAATCGCTGCCCCGCGCTGGTCAGCTGGGATCATCTGCGTGCCCCGGATTTCGAGCGGCTGCGTATCGATCCGGTGCTGGCCGAATCGCGTGCCGCGCGCATCCGCGAAGCGGGTCCGTCGCTGGTGGAGAAGGTGCGACAGGTGTTCTCCGCGCAGCGCGTGCGCACGCCGACCGATGTCGATGCGTCGCTGTACGACGGCTTCATCGGCGACGGCGACAAGCGCCTGTTCCCGCAGGTGCGCACGACGCCGCCGGAAGCGCTGGGGCTGGCCGATTTCCCATTCCGCGACGTGCGACTGCCGGAGATGCTGTTCCGCTACCGCGCGCGCAACTGGCCGCAGACGCTGTCCAACGACGAATGGACGCGCTGGAACGACTACCGCCGCTGGCGCCTGTGTTCCGAATCCGGCGTGTCGGAGTACAGCTTCGCGCGTTACGCCGAGGAAATCGCGGCGCTGCGCGTCGTGCACGCGGACGACACTGGCAAGCAGGTATTGCTCGACCGCCTGGACGCCTGGGGCCGCGAGATCGCGGCGAGCCTCGCGTAA
- the kynU gene encoding kynureninase: MTDLYSDEHARALDDADPLRELRAQFLIPRHDGREQAYFVGNSLGLQPRGARAHVEEVLDKWAEEAVEGHFTGQAQWMPYHELVRESLARLVGAKPLEVVAMNTLTVNLHLMMVSFYRPTRERPAILIEAGAFPSDRYAVASQIGFHGFDPATDLIELQPDRPDGTTSMDAIERAIAEHGPRLALVLWPGVQYRTGQAFDLARIAHAAHAQGAMCGVDLAHAVGNLELALHDSGVDFAVWCHYKYLNSGPGAVAGCFVHERHAHGDLPRFAGWWGHDQSTRFRMGPQFVPTPGADGWQLSNPPILGMAPLRASLELFDRAGMPALRAKSLRLTGYLEALIQQRLAGTLQVVTPNDPQQRGCQLSLRVIGGRDLTGRDAGRALFDHLAANGVLGDWREPDVIRISPAPLYNTHADVLRFVRGVEAWRDG, translated from the coding sequence ATGACCGACCTGTATTCCGACGAACACGCACGCGCCCTCGACGATGCCGACCCGCTGCGCGAACTGCGCGCGCAATTCCTGATTCCCCGCCACGACGGTCGCGAGCAGGCTTATTTCGTCGGCAATTCCCTCGGCCTGCAACCGCGCGGCGCGCGTGCGCACGTGGAGGAAGTGCTCGACAAGTGGGCGGAGGAAGCGGTCGAAGGCCACTTCACCGGCCAGGCGCAGTGGATGCCGTACCACGAACTCGTGCGCGAATCGCTGGCGCGACTGGTCGGCGCCAAACCGCTCGAAGTCGTGGCGATGAACACGCTGACGGTGAATCTGCACCTGATGATGGTCAGTTTCTACCGTCCCACCCGCGAGCGTCCGGCGATCCTGATCGAAGCCGGCGCGTTTCCGTCGGATCGTTATGCGGTCGCGTCGCAGATCGGATTCCACGGCTTCGATCCGGCCACCGACCTCATCGAACTGCAGCCCGACCGACCCGACGGCACCACGTCGATGGACGCGATCGAACGCGCCATCGCCGAGCACGGCCCACGCCTGGCGCTGGTGCTGTGGCCGGGCGTGCAGTACCGCACCGGCCAGGCGTTCGATCTCGCGCGCATCGCACACGCCGCTCACGCGCAGGGCGCGATGTGCGGCGTCGACCTTGCGCACGCAGTCGGCAACCTCGAACTCGCACTGCACGACAGCGGCGTCGATTTCGCCGTGTGGTGCCATTACAAGTACCTCAACAGCGGCCCCGGCGCCGTCGCCGGCTGCTTCGTGCACGAGCGCCACGCGCACGGCGATCTCCCGCGCTTCGCCGGCTGGTGGGGCCACGATCAGTCCACGCGTTTCCGCATGGGCCCGCAGTTCGTGCCCACGCCCGGCGCCGACGGCTGGCAGCTCAGCAATCCGCCGATCCTCGGCATGGCGCCGCTGCGCGCCTCGCTGGAACTCTTCGACCGCGCCGGCATGCCCGCATTGCGCGCGAAATCGCTACGCCTGACGGGTTACCTGGAAGCGCTGATCCAGCAACGCCTCGCCGGCACGCTGCAGGTGGTCACGCCGAACGACCCGCAACAGCGCGGCTGCCAGCTGTCGCTGCGCGTGATCGGCGGCCGCGACCTGACCGGTCGCGACGCCGGCCGCGCCCTGTTCGACCATCTCGCCGCGAACGGCGTGCTCGGCGACTGGCGCGAACCGGACGTAATCCGCATCTCCCCCGCTCCGCTCTACAACACCCACGCCGACGTACTGCGGTTCGTGCGCGGGGTGGAGGCATGGCGGGACGGCTGA
- a CDS encoding FAD-dependent oxidoreductase → MTEPHNRHITIIGAGLAGAVLATLLVQRGWRVDVYEKRGDPRVQGYGGGRSINLALAERGRHALRLAGADESVMRHAVMMRGRMVHFLDGRTDLQRYGRDDSEVIWSVHRGELNVVLLDIAERAGVRLHFDRGLRDVDFDARIATFTDPRDGSAHQVAFESLVGADGAGSSLRAAMTKRTDLGERTELLGHSYKELEIPPAADGSFPIEPNALHIWPRGRYMCIALPNDERTFTVTLFLPNEGNPSFATIRNGADARALFERDFADALPLIPDLERDFEQNPTGLLATLYLDRWHFDDRAVLVGDAAHAMVPFHGQGMNCAFEDCVALAEHLDAQPDLASAYAAFQAERLPNARAIQAMALENYLEMRDRVDDDDYLLQRALERKLAERHPAHFVPRYSMVTFQRVPYATAYERGRQQRELLIELTRGHHSLDTLDWHAVDAAVHARLSPLSVDA, encoded by the coding sequence GTGACAGAACCTCACAACCGCCACATCACGATCATCGGCGCCGGCCTCGCGGGCGCGGTGCTCGCCACGCTGCTGGTGCAGCGCGGCTGGCGCGTGGACGTGTACGAGAAGCGCGGCGATCCGCGAGTGCAGGGCTATGGCGGCGGGCGCTCGATCAATCTCGCGCTGGCCGAACGCGGACGCCATGCGCTGCGCCTGGCCGGCGCGGACGAATCGGTGATGCGCCATGCGGTGATGATGCGCGGACGCATGGTGCACTTCCTCGACGGCCGCACCGACCTGCAGCGCTATGGCCGCGACGACAGCGAGGTGATCTGGTCGGTGCACCGCGGCGAACTCAACGTCGTCCTGCTCGACATCGCCGAGCGCGCCGGCGTGCGCCTGCATTTCGATCGCGGGCTGCGCGATGTGGATTTCGATGCACGCATCGCCACCTTCACCGATCCGCGCGACGGCAGCGCGCACCAGGTGGCGTTCGAATCGCTGGTCGGCGCGGATGGCGCGGGCTCGTCGTTGCGTGCTGCGATGACCAAGCGCACGGATCTGGGCGAGCGCACCGAACTGCTCGGCCACTCGTACAAGGAGCTGGAAATCCCGCCGGCCGCCGACGGCAGCTTCCCGATCGAGCCCAACGCGCTGCACATCTGGCCGCGCGGCCGCTACATGTGCATCGCCCTGCCCAACGACGAGCGCACCTTCACGGTCACGCTGTTCCTGCCCAACGAAGGCAATCCGAGTTTCGCCACCATCCGCAACGGTGCCGATGCGCGCGCGCTGTTCGAGCGTGACTTCGCCGACGCTCTGCCGCTGATCCCGGACCTCGAACGCGACTTCGAGCAGAACCCGACCGGCCTGCTCGCCACGCTGTACCTCGATCGCTGGCACTTCGACGATCGCGCGGTGCTGGTTGGTGACGCTGCGCATGCGATGGTGCCCTTCCACGGCCAGGGCATGAACTGCGCGTTCGAGGACTGCGTTGCGCTGGCCGAACACCTCGACGCACAACCGGATCTCGCCTCCGCTTACGCCGCGTTCCAGGCCGAACGCCTGCCCAACGCGCGCGCGATCCAGGCGATGGCGCTGGAGAACTACCTGGAGATGCGCGACCGCGTCGACGACGACGACTACCTGCTGCAGCGCGCGCTCGAACGCAAGCTGGCCGAGCGCCATCCGGCGCACTTCGTGCCGCGCTATTCGATGGTGACGTTCCAGCGCGTTCCCTACGCCACCGCCTACGAACGCGGCCGCCAGCAGCGCGAGTTGCTGATCGAACTGACCCGCGGGCACCATTCGCTGGACACGCTCGACTGGCACGCGGTCGACGCAGCCGTGCACGCGCGCCTGTCGCCGCTTTCCGTGGACGCGTGA
- a CDS encoding 3-hydroxyanthranilate 3,4-dioxygenase, protein MLPAPLNLQAWIEEHRHLLKPPVGNKVIYVGDFIVMVVGGPNQRTDYHWDEGAEWFYQLEGEMVLRIQEDGKVRDIPIKAGEIFLLPPRVPHSPQRMPDSIGLVIERRRLPDEKDGLLWFCEQCNHKLYEEFFILKNIETDFPPVFDRFYSSRENRTCTQCGHLNSAPSKYVMPDT, encoded by the coding sequence ATGCTGCCCGCCCCGCTCAATCTGCAGGCCTGGATCGAGGAACACCGCCACCTGCTCAAGCCGCCGGTCGGCAACAAGGTGATCTACGTCGGCGACTTCATCGTGATGGTGGTCGGCGGCCCCAACCAGCGCACCGACTATCACTGGGACGAAGGCGCGGAGTGGTTCTACCAGCTCGAAGGCGAGATGGTGCTGCGCATCCAGGAAGACGGGAAAGTGCGCGATATCCCGATCAAGGCCGGCGAGATCTTCCTGCTGCCGCCGCGCGTGCCGCACTCGCCGCAGCGCATGCCCGACTCCATCGGACTGGTGATCGAACGCCGTCGCCTGCCCGACGAGAAGGACGGCCTGTTGTGGTTCTGCGAGCAGTGCAACCACAAGCTGTACGAGGAGTTCTTCATCCTCAAGAACATCGAGACCGATTTCCCGCCGGTGTTCGACCGCTTCTATTCCTCGCGCGAAAACCGCACCTGCACCCAGTGCGGACACCTGAATTCCGCGCCGTCCAAGTATGTGATGCCGGACACCTGA
- a CDS encoding RidA family protein yields the protein MSDVVRASAAPRPVGQYPHARRVGELLFLSGIGPRDPASNAIVGNVHDADGRLISYDIEAQTRSVFANVRTVLEASGARWEDLVDVTVYLTDMARDFKVYNAVWAEFFPDIDRAPCRTTLGITALPTPIAIELKCIAALRGGTTE from the coding sequence ATGAGCGACGTCGTCCGCGCCAGCGCCGCACCGCGTCCCGTCGGCCAGTATCCGCACGCGCGCCGCGTCGGCGAACTGCTGTTCCTGTCCGGAATCGGCCCGCGCGATCCGGCCAGCAACGCCATCGTCGGCAACGTGCACGACGCCGACGGACGCCTCATCAGCTACGACATCGAAGCGCAGACGCGCTCGGTGTTCGCCAACGTGCGCACGGTGCTCGAAGCCAGCGGCGCGCGCTGGGAGGATCTGGTGGACGTCACCGTCTACCTCACCGACATGGCGCGCGATTTCAAGGTCTACAACGCGGTCTGGGCCGAGTTTTTCCCCGACATCGACCGCGCGCCGTGCCGCACGACGCTGGGCATCACCGCGCTGCCGACGCCGATCGCGATCGAACTCAAATGCATCGCCGCGCTGCGCGGCGGAACGACGGAGTAA
- a CDS encoding pseudouridine synthase — MRLNKHISDTGFCSRREADRLIAEGRVTVNGLRARVGAELGEGDQVLVDGQPLKVRTAAKGKRQHVYIALNKPVGVTSTTESGVKDNIVDFVGHERRIFPIGRLDKDSEGLILLTSNGDIVNEILRAENKLEKEYLVAVNHAVTDEFLRGMARGVPVHGQMTLPCRTGRLGKFGFRIVLVQGLNRQIRLMAAHFGLRVKQLLRVRIGNVKLGHLKPGQWRNLTDAELQGLLPQRDQW, encoded by the coding sequence ATGCGCCTGAACAAGCACATCAGCGACACCGGCTTCTGCTCGCGACGCGAGGCCGACCGCCTCATCGCCGAAGGCCGGGTCACGGTCAACGGCCTGCGCGCCCGCGTCGGCGCCGAACTGGGCGAGGGCGACCAGGTACTGGTCGACGGCCAGCCGCTGAAGGTCCGCACCGCCGCCAAGGGCAAGCGCCAGCACGTCTACATCGCGCTCAACAAGCCGGTCGGCGTCACCAGCACGACCGAGTCGGGCGTGAAGGACAACATCGTCGACTTCGTCGGCCACGAGCGCCGCATCTTCCCGATCGGCCGCCTCGACAAGGATTCCGAAGGGTTGATCCTGCTCACCAGCAACGGCGACATCGTCAACGAGATCCTGCGCGCCGAGAACAAGCTGGAAAAGGAATACCTGGTCGCGGTCAACCACGCCGTCACCGACGAATTCCTGCGCGGGATGGCGCGTGGCGTGCCGGTGCACGGGCAGATGACGCTGCCGTGCCGGACCGGCCGGCTGGGCAAGTTCGGTTTCCGCATCGTGCTGGTGCAGGGCCTGAACCGGCAGATCCGCCTGATGGCCGCGCACTTCGGCCTGCGGGTGAAGCAGCTGCTGCGCGTGCGCATCGGCAACGTCAAGCTCGGCCACCTCAAGCCGGGCCAGTGGCGCAACCTGACCGACGCCGAACTGCAGGGACTGTTGCCCCAACGCGACCAGTGGTGA
- a CDS encoding amidohydrolase family protein codes for MLKIDTHAHYMPRDWPNLARKYGDDRFPVIHHTEDGRHRIYKDGKFFREIWSKTWDAQERIDDYARFGVQVQVISTVPVMFSYWAKPHHALELHQALNEHMAETCRDYPRHYAGIGTVPLQSPRLAIQELERCMDQLGLQGVQIGSHINDWNLDAPELFDFFQAAGELGAAILVHPWDMMGAATMPKYWLPWLVGMPAEQSRAACCLIFGGVLERVPNLKVCMAHGGGSFPYTIGRIEHGFNMRPDLVATDNPRNPREYLDQLFFDSWVADPRALRYLLDTCGVDRVMLGTDYPFPLGEQEPGAGIAALNLSETEQKRLYHGTALEWLGLPLSRFA; via the coding sequence ATGCTGAAGATCGACACCCACGCCCATTACATGCCGCGCGACTGGCCCAACCTGGCGCGCAAGTACGGCGACGACCGTTTCCCGGTGATCCACCACACCGAGGACGGCCGCCATCGCATCTACAAGGACGGCAAGTTCTTCCGCGAGATCTGGTCGAAGACATGGGACGCGCAGGAGCGCATCGACGACTACGCGCGCTTCGGCGTGCAGGTGCAGGTCATCAGCACCGTGCCGGTGATGTTCAGCTACTGGGCCAAGCCGCACCACGCGCTCGAACTGCACCAGGCGCTCAACGAGCACATGGCCGAGACGTGCCGCGACTACCCGCGCCACTACGCCGGCATCGGCACCGTGCCGCTGCAATCGCCGCGACTGGCGATCCAGGAACTGGAACGCTGCATGGACCAGCTGGGCCTGCAGGGCGTGCAGATCGGCAGCCACATCAACGACTGGAACCTCGACGCGCCGGAGCTGTTCGATTTCTTCCAGGCCGCGGGCGAACTCGGCGCGGCGATCCTCGTGCATCCGTGGGACATGATGGGCGCGGCGACGATGCCGAAGTACTGGCTGCCGTGGCTGGTCGGCATGCCGGCCGAACAGTCGCGCGCAGCGTGCTGCCTGATCTTCGGCGGCGTGCTGGAACGCGTGCCGAACCTGAAGGTGTGCATGGCGCACGGCGGCGGCAGTTTCCCGTACACCATCGGCCGCATCGAGCACGGTTTCAACATGCGCCCGGACCTGGTCGCTACCGACAATCCCCGCAATCCGCGCGAGTACCTGGACCAGCTGTTCTTCGACTCGTGGGTGGCCGATCCGCGCGCACTGCGCTATCTGCTCGACACCTGCGGCGTCGACCGGGTGATGCTCGGCACCGACTACCCCTTCCCGCTCGGCGAGCAGGAACCCGGCGCCGGCATCGCCGCCTTGAACCTTTCCGAAACCGAACAGAAGCGTCTCTACCACGGCACCGCGCTGGAATGGCTGGGCCTGCCGCTGTCGCGATTCGCCTGA
- a CDS encoding DUF3298 and DUF4163 domain-containing protein translates to MKRLFWLCALAVALAACQRESPAPPSTTTPGAAPQTAPAAPDATVPATRLDDVSESTADYIIGISYQVSTARYPGLAAELKRYADNARAELIEAAKARAQPGGATSAPYDLSLTFTDVMETPSVVAVAADGSSYTGGAHGAPLIARFVWLPQTGRLLTSRELVPGADGWKVISDYVREQLHAALSQRVDADALPPEEREEVVKNASRMIDDGTQPDPADFALFEPMAAPDGRLAGLRFVFAPYQVGPYSDGTQTVEVPAEVLLPHIAPEFRTLFAAPALNSADASR, encoded by the coding sequence ATGAAGCGACTGTTCTGGCTGTGTGCGTTGGCGGTGGCATTGGCGGCCTGCCAGCGAGAATCTCCCGCCCCGCCGTCAACCACGACTCCAGGCGCCGCTCCGCAGACCGCACCGGCCGCGCCGGACGCCACCGTACCCGCGACGCGACTGGACGACGTCTCCGAATCGACCGCGGACTACATCATCGGCATCAGCTATCAGGTCTCCACCGCGCGCTATCCGGGACTCGCGGCGGAACTGAAGCGTTACGCCGACAACGCTCGCGCGGAACTGATCGAAGCGGCGAAGGCGCGTGCCCAGCCGGGCGGCGCGACCAGCGCGCCGTACGACCTCTCGCTCACCTTCACCGACGTCATGGAAACGCCATCGGTGGTCGCAGTGGCAGCCGACGGCAGCAGCTACACCGGCGGCGCGCACGGAGCACCGCTGATCGCGCGCTTCGTCTGGCTGCCGCAGACTGGGCGCCTGTTGACCTCGCGCGAGCTGGTGCCCGGCGCCGACGGCTGGAAGGTGATTTCCGACTACGTGCGCGAGCAGTTGCACGCCGCGCTGTCGCAACGCGTCGATGCCGACGCGCTGCCGCCGGAGGAACGCGAGGAGGTGGTCAAGAACGCCTCGCGCATGATCGACGACGGCACCCAGCCGGATCCGGCCGACTTCGCCCTGTTCGAACCGATGGCCGCGCCGGACGGGCGCCTGGCCGGGCTGCGTTTCGTGTTCGCGCCGTATCAGGTTGGACCGTACTCGGACGGCACCCAGACCGTCGAAGTGCCCGCCGAGGTGCTGCTGCCGCACATCGCCCCCGAATTCAGGACGCTGTTTGCCGCCCCCGCCCTGAACAGCGCTGACGCTTCGCGCTAG